A genomic region of Ignavibacteriota bacterium contains the following coding sequences:
- a CDS encoding CsbD family protein, whose amino-acid sequence MMKTPARPTLIRSSSFAEALSTPSRKTKWSDPHSLEGSQSLRFANAWKSQLRMLRVKGIWNDVTTQLKRLYASLTDEDLLLKQGEEENLMGRLQQKLGMTSHEIRRLIASL is encoded by the coding sequence ATGATGAAGACACCCGCTAGACCAACACTCATACGCTCTTCGAGCTTCGCCGAAGCGCTGAGCACTCCGAGCCGCAAGACCAAATGGTCAGATCCACATTCCCTTGAAGGCTCGCAATCTCTTCGATTTGCGAACGCCTGGAAGAGTCAGCTCAGAATGCTCAGGGTGAAGGGCATCTGGAACGATGTCACGACTCAACTCAAGAGATTGTACGCGAGTCTGACTGACGAAGATCTTCTCCTGAAACAAGGAGAGGAAGAGAACCTCATGGGGAGGCTTCAGCAGAAGCTGGGCATGACCTCCCACGAGATCCGGCGACTGATCGCGTCCCTCTGA
- the fkp gene encoding bifunctional fucokinase/L-fucose-1-P-guanylyltransferase (functions in salvage pathway converting L-fucose to GDP-L-fucose; contributes to fucosylated cell surface in Bacteriodes fragilis): protein MKYILSLPPNLVDTFHRLECKDTRHWFVTSDPNGTRIGSGGGTSHALSECWRRDVAGGGADAPANVGGSGALADWLAKEKKIIIHAGGLSRRLPSYAPSGKILTPLPVFRWSRGQSLQQKLLDLQLPLFEKIMGSAPDRSNTLITSGDVLIWNEGPIPDIPSADVVCFGIWTEPAKATHHGVFFLERSQSGNLAFMLQKPSTEKIIELSNRYDELIDIGVWLLSDRAVQVLMKKCGWRDEAGTYAKGVAGYYDLYSDFGLGLGSLPAKEDAELNALTTAVVALDKGEFYHFGTTNEVIESSVALQNRVLNQRAIWHRKIKPHPAIFVLNAKTDVPFTADHQYLWIENSHISKDWKLGKNQMITGVPENAWALEVPDSICLDIIPIGPDAYCVRPFGYTDTFKGDVGRPETAWMGRPCGHWFAARGLARSGFAPDGTDIQFARIFPVVGRDALTGSFVQWMIGGGSNEDAESKATYLGAAKLSATEIGNAADLLRLQEQRSLYCSITIPLIAQNHEYSIFYQLDLDKLADDYHAFGITLPPDLGSDAPLMKRIHSYMFKARVADLRKEDGRAYEQKAFALLKDSIISTCVQNSASPRLTLIRDQIIWGRSPVRIDLAGGWTDTPPYCLINGGRVVNIALNLNGQPPIQCFIKPSAAPKIILRSIDLGVEEIISTYDQLRHFHKVGSPFSIAKAALSLAGFTPEFSGTPYASLEAQLEHFGGGLEITTLAAVPKGSGLGTSSILAATVLGTLAETCDLNWDNAKVSQMTLVLEQLLTTGGGWQDQLGGIMQGIKIIETKPGLEQLPVIRWLPNQLFTDVEYKSSMLLYYTGITRVAKNILAEIVRGMFLNSGRKIGLLEEIGDHAADTFDVIQRGDYRHLGRQIEKSWQLNNKLDAGTNTPEIQRMLERVAPYVIGKKLAGAGGGGFMLMLARDSDATKRIREILNAEPLNANARFVDFQLSETGLQISRS, encoded by the coding sequence ATGAAATACATTCTTAGCCTCCCCCCGAATCTGGTGGACACCTTTCACCGGCTCGAATGCAAGGACACGCGCCATTGGTTCGTGACGTCGGACCCGAACGGGACACGCATCGGATCGGGCGGAGGCACATCGCACGCGTTGAGTGAATGCTGGAGGCGCGATGTTGCCGGGGGAGGGGCAGACGCGCCGGCGAACGTTGGCGGGAGCGGCGCCCTTGCGGATTGGCTGGCGAAGGAAAAGAAGATCATCATCCATGCCGGGGGGCTGAGCCGCAGGCTCCCCTCGTACGCCCCCTCGGGGAAGATCCTCACCCCGCTGCCCGTGTTCCGCTGGAGCCGCGGACAGAGCCTCCAGCAGAAACTGCTGGACCTGCAGTTGCCGCTCTTCGAGAAGATCATGGGCTCCGCTCCTGACCGGTCCAATACGCTGATCACGAGCGGTGACGTGCTGATCTGGAACGAGGGCCCCATTCCCGACATACCGTCGGCAGACGTCGTGTGCTTCGGCATCTGGACAGAGCCGGCGAAGGCGACGCATCACGGCGTGTTCTTCCTCGAACGGAGTCAATCCGGCAATCTGGCATTCATGCTGCAGAAGCCCTCGACGGAGAAGATCATCGAACTCTCCAACCGGTACGACGAGTTGATCGACATCGGGGTCTGGCTTCTGAGCGATAGGGCAGTGCAGGTGTTGATGAAGAAATGCGGCTGGCGGGATGAGGCCGGGACGTATGCGAAGGGTGTTGCCGGATATTACGACCTGTACAGCGACTTCGGGTTGGGGTTGGGTTCGTTGCCGGCGAAGGAGGATGCGGAGCTCAACGCGCTGACCACGGCGGTGGTCGCGCTGGACAAGGGCGAGTTCTATCACTTCGGGACGACCAACGAGGTCATCGAATCGAGCGTGGCCCTGCAGAACCGCGTGCTGAATCAGCGTGCGATCTGGCACCGCAAGATCAAGCCGCACCCGGCCATCTTCGTCCTGAATGCGAAAACGGACGTGCCGTTCACGGCGGACCATCAGTACCTGTGGATCGAGAATTCGCACATCAGCAAGGACTGGAAACTCGGGAAGAATCAGATGATCACCGGGGTGCCAGAGAATGCGTGGGCGCTCGAGGTGCCGGACTCGATCTGTCTGGACATCATTCCCATCGGCCCGGATGCATACTGCGTCAGGCCATTCGGATACACCGATACGTTCAAGGGCGATGTCGGGCGACCGGAGACCGCGTGGATGGGCCGGCCGTGCGGACACTGGTTCGCCGCGCGGGGGCTCGCCCGCTCCGGGTTTGCGCCGGACGGCACCGACATCCAGTTCGCGCGGATCTTTCCCGTCGTTGGACGGGACGCGCTGACCGGCTCGTTCGTCCAGTGGATGATCGGTGGGGGAAGCAACGAGGATGCAGAGAGCAAGGCGACGTACCTGGGTGCTGCCAAACTGTCGGCCACGGAGATCGGGAATGCCGCCGACCTCCTGCGACTCCAGGAACAGCGCTCGCTGTACTGCAGTATCACGATCCCTCTCATCGCGCAGAATCACGAGTATTCGATCTTCTATCAGCTGGACCTCGACAAGCTTGCCGACGACTATCATGCGTTCGGGATCACGCTGCCTCCGGACCTCGGCAGCGACGCCCCGCTCATGAAGCGCATTCACAGTTACATGTTCAAGGCACGCGTGGCGGACCTGCGGAAGGAGGACGGCAGGGCGTACGAACAGAAAGCGTTCGCGCTCCTGAAGGACTCCATCATCTCGACGTGCGTGCAGAACAGTGCTTCTCCACGGCTGACGCTCATCCGCGACCAGATCATCTGGGGGCGGAGCCCGGTGCGCATCGATCTTGCCGGCGGGTGGACGGATACGCCGCCCTACTGCCTCATCAACGGCGGACGGGTTGTCAACATTGCGCTGAACCTCAACGGACAGCCACCGATACAATGCTTCATCAAGCCATCGGCCGCGCCGAAGATCATCCTCCGCTCCATTGACCTCGGGGTGGAGGAGATCATTTCGACGTACGACCAGCTCAGGCATTTTCATAAAGTGGGATCCCCCTTCTCGATCGCAAAGGCGGCGCTCTCCCTCGCGGGGTTCACTCCGGAATTCTCCGGGACCCCGTACGCCAGCCTGGAGGCGCAGTTGGAGCACTTCGGCGGTGGGCTCGAGATCACGACGCTTGCTGCGGTGCCGAAAGGTTCCGGGCTGGGCACGAGCAGCATCCTGGCCGCGACGGTACTCGGCACGCTCGCCGAGACCTGCGATCTGAACTGGGACAATGCGAAGGTTTCGCAGATGACCCTGGTGCTGGAGCAGCTCCTCACGACGGGTGGCGGGTGGCAGGACCAGCTGGGCGGCATCATGCAGGGGATCAAGATCATTGAAACCAAGCCGGGACTCGAGCAGTTGCCCGTGATCCGCTGGCTGCCCAACCAGCTTTTCACCGATGTGGAATACAAGTCGTCCATGCTCCTCTATTATACAGGGATCACCCGTGTGGCGAAGAACATCCTGGCGGAGATCGTACGTGGCATGTTCCTGAATTCCGGCCGGAAGATCGGGCTGCTGGAGGAGATCGGCGATCATGCGGCGGACACGTTCGACGTGATACAGCGGGGCGACTATCGCCACCTGGGGCGGCAGATCGAGAAGAGCTGGCAGCTGAATAACAAACTGGACGCGGGGACGAACACGCCGGAGATCCAGCGGATGCTCGAAAGGGTGGCGCCCTATGTGATCGGAAAGAAGCTCGCCGGCGCTGGCGGCGGGGGATTCATGCTCATGCTTGCCAGGGACAGCGACGCGACGAAGAGGATCCGCGAGATCCTGAACGCCGAGCCGCTGAACGCCAACGCCCGGTTCGTCGACTTTCAACTGTCCGAAACCGGCCTGCAGATCTCGCGGAGTTGA
- a CDS encoding carboxypeptidase regulatory-like domain-containing protein — MLLCARVELSGQTYSSASLQGYVTSGDGTGIPGAHIELVHVPTGSVYRGATRSNGYYVVSGLRPGGPYALSISHIGFAPQKRTGLFLRSYESVRADVRLVEVSLQAAEVVVTGREQGDALQKMSSGASLRVDKEHMDMLPHALGTLEDAQRLSPYMVGHSALGLNRLYNDVSMDGIGIGDQFGLQHAETLPGGMQASPVSMESLQEVRVDLSPFDVQRSGFTGASIAATTRGGTNIFSGSVYGSGAGGWLVGRNPDDRRSDLRGFLDQRAGFSIGGPIMASKAFYFLSAELSQVRLPTERDFGARTTGGHNTASRPL, encoded by the coding sequence ATGCTCCTGTGCGCCCGTGTCGAGCTCTCCGGTCAGACGTATAGTTCAGCATCACTCCAGGGCTATGTCACTTCAGGCGATGGCACCGGGATCCCGGGTGCACATATTGAACTGGTCCATGTGCCAACAGGATCGGTGTACAGGGGTGCGACGCGCAGCAACGGTTACTATGTTGTTTCCGGACTCCGTCCCGGCGGACCGTACGCGCTTTCCATTTCTCACATCGGATTCGCGCCGCAGAAGCGGACCGGGTTGTTCCTCAGATCCTATGAAAGCGTGCGTGCGGACGTGCGTCTTGTGGAGGTGAGCCTGCAGGCTGCGGAGGTGGTGGTGACCGGCAGGGAGCAGGGTGATGCGCTGCAAAAGATGTCTTCAGGGGCATCGCTCCGTGTCGACAAGGAACACATGGATATGCTCCCGCATGCATTGGGCACGTTGGAGGATGCGCAGCGGCTTTCGCCCTACATGGTCGGGCACAGTGCACTGGGCCTGAACCGTTTGTACAATGATGTCTCCATGGACGGGATCGGTATCGGCGATCAGTTCGGACTCCAGCACGCTGAAACCCTCCCCGGGGGGATGCAGGCGAGTCCGGTCTCCATGGAGTCTCTGCAGGAGGTCCGGGTCGACCTTTCTCCCTTCGATGTTCAGCGGAGCGGGTTCACCGGCGCCTCGATCGCTGCAACAACACGCGGGGGAACCAACATCTTTTCGGGGAGTGTGTATGGGAGCGGGGCCGGGGGATGGCTGGTCGGCAGGAACCCGGATGACAGGAGGTCTGATCTTCGGGGATTCCTGGATCAGCGGGCCGGGTTCAGCATTGGTGGGCCGATCATGGCATCGAAGGCTTTCTATTTCCTATCGGCGGAGCTTTCGCAGGTGCGATTGCCGACCGAGCGGGACTTCGGTGCCCGGACGACGGGGGGACACAATACAGCATCTCGCCCGTTGTGA
- a CDS encoding DUF2029 domain-containing protein encodes MLRWAGLERSVIALVVSACAGMLGYAGLRGVGMSAVVAVTAVLVIGLPAACWLALRLPAELDGMRRTKIPLALIWSLVALYALVQTGCLTTFMVDPDSSQNSMDPGDPWLVHHCCLTAYTEGARFASEGRPNVYSEELYANRRVDSFSVDLYHYPPTFLLLPMAVHVVADEGFRAERAVWFSASGLTLMLAMGLIAFRVERKGRLRLIGMAPLIWCSMPVLVGLQMSNVQILVFATAALSLVLFSGRTPAGAVALAATMVAKIFPGMIFIYLISRRKWREVVWTLGAGIAMTILAWIVVGPASFESFFSYQLPRLSSGEAFARPFAREFAVARNMAPFGIPLKLAALGVPGMTLGVGRIVSMIYLACIIGLAVWAGRRQPRSGTEAASVWLALVSLGTLASPFAPGQYVLVSLVWLVCLDHERFRPLFAVIVWLLVSAPFLVSREAPVLIQVLTSLPSQVLALGVPAWVLWKSGSAREGEVMQAEVSPLALRRAG; translated from the coding sequence ATGCTACGTTGGGCCGGACTTGAGCGATCCGTGATCGCGCTTGTTGTCAGCGCATGTGCCGGGATGCTGGGGTATGCCGGGTTGCGCGGGGTGGGCATGTCCGCTGTTGTTGCTGTGACAGCAGTGCTGGTCATCGGCCTGCCTGCCGCGTGCTGGCTTGCGCTCCGGCTGCCGGCGGAACTCGATGGTATGCGTCGAACGAAGATCCCCCTTGCACTCATCTGGTCCCTCGTTGCACTCTATGCCCTCGTTCAGACCGGATGCCTCACAACGTTCATGGTGGATCCGGACTCGAGCCAGAATTCCATGGATCCTGGCGACCCGTGGCTGGTCCACCACTGTTGCCTCACCGCATACACAGAAGGTGCACGCTTCGCATCCGAAGGGCGACCGAATGTGTACAGCGAAGAACTCTACGCCAACAGGCGGGTGGATTCCTTCAGCGTCGACCTCTACCACTATCCTCCGACCTTTCTGCTTCTCCCTATGGCGGTGCACGTGGTCGCCGACGAAGGCTTTCGCGCCGAACGTGCGGTCTGGTTCTCGGCAAGCGGGCTCACACTCATGTTGGCGATGGGGCTGATCGCTTTCCGTGTCGAAAGGAAGGGGAGGCTCCGCTTGATCGGTATGGCGCCGCTCATCTGGTGCTCGATGCCGGTCCTCGTCGGCCTGCAAATGTCCAACGTGCAGATCCTTGTCTTCGCTACGGCGGCCCTGTCTCTCGTCCTCTTCTCGGGCCGAACTCCCGCCGGAGCCGTGGCTCTCGCGGCCACCATGGTCGCGAAGATCTTCCCGGGAATGATCTTCATCTATCTGATCTCGCGCAGGAAGTGGCGTGAAGTGGTGTGGACGCTCGGCGCCGGGATCGCGATGACCATCCTCGCCTGGATCGTCGTGGGTCCGGCATCGTTCGAATCCTTCTTCAGCTATCAGCTCCCGCGCCTTTCGAGCGGAGAAGCGTTCGCCCGTCCCTTTGCCCGCGAATTCGCCGTCGCGCGGAACATGGCGCCCTTCGGGATCCCGTTGAAACTGGCGGCACTGGGCGTCCCGGGAATGACGTTGGGTGTTGGCCGGATCGTTTCAATGATCTATCTCGCGTGCATCATCGGACTGGCAGTCTGGGCGGGACGGCGTCAACCCCGATCGGGCACGGAGGCTGCATCTGTCTGGCTTGCGCTTGTGAGCCTCGGGACACTGGCGAGCCCGTTCGCACCCGGACAGTATGTTCTGGTGTCGCTCGTGTGGCTGGTGTGCTTGGACCATGAGCGCTTCCGACCGCTGTTTGCTGTCATCGTCTGGCTTCTCGTGAGTGCGCCATTCCTGGTCTCGCGCGAAGCTCCGGTTCTCATCCAGGTGCTTACGAGTCTGCCCTCTCAGGTGCTTGCACTCGGTGTGCCCGCCTGGGTGCTGTGGAAATCGGGCAGTGCGCGCGAGGGAGAGGTGATGCAGGCGGAAGTGTCACCCCTGGCCCTCAGGCGAGCCGGGTAA